A genomic stretch from Lathyrus oleraceus cultivar Zhongwan6 chromosome 2, CAAS_Psat_ZW6_1.0, whole genome shotgun sequence includes:
- the LOC127117870 gene encoding uncharacterized protein LOC127117870 — MSTSEDNPEVSERGIFKSEKDKEDDKDEKKDGFVEKVKDFIHDIGEKIEGVIGVGKPTADVKGIHIPTVNLHKIDLVVDVLIKNPNPVPIPLIDINYLIESDGRKLVSGLIPDAGTIHSHGEETVKIPLTLIYDDIKETYADIKPGSIIPYLIKVELIFDVPVLGRFTLPLDKTGKIPIPYKPDIDIDKIQFKKFSMEETVANLHLKLENMNDFDLGLNALDYEVWLGDDNIGGAQLSKSANLEKNRISYIDVPITFRPKDFGSALWDMIRGKGLGYTMKGNIDVDTPFGAMKLPISKVGGTTHLKKDKGAGGDDDDDDEE; from the exons ATGTCGACATCGGAAGATAACCCGGAAGTGTCGGAGAGGGGTATTTTCAAGTCTGAGAAAGACAAGGAAGATGATAAAGATGAAAAGAAAGATGGATTTGTTGAGAAAGTGAAGGATTTCATTCATGACATTGGTGAGAAAATTGAGGGAGTTATTGGAGTCGGGAAACCGACTGCGGATGTGAAAGGGATTCACATTCCCACGGTTAACCTTCATAAGATAGATCTTGTTGTTGATGTTCTTATTAAGAACCCTAATCCGGTTCCAATCCCTTTGATTGATATCAATTATTTGATTGAGAGTGATGGAAGGAAGCTTGTTTCCGGTTTGATACCGGATGCAGGTACTATCCATTCTCATGGAGAGGAAACTGTGAAGATTCCTCTTACTTTGATTTACGATGATATTAAGGAAACATATGCTGATATTAAACCTGGAAGTATTATTCCTTATTTGATTAAGGTTGAACTTATCTTTGATGTTCCTGTCTTGGGAAGGTTTACGCTACCTTTGGATAAAACAGGAAAAATTCCGATTCCGTATAAGCCGGACATTGATATTGATAAGATTCAGTTCAAAAAGTTTTCGATGGAAGAGACGGTTGCTAATCTTCATTTGAAATTGGAAAACATGAATGATTTTGATCTAGGTCTCAATGCACTTGATTATGAGGTTTGGCTTGGCGATGATAACATTGGAGGTGCACAGCTCAGTAAGTCTGCGAATCTTGAGAAAAACAGAATAAGTTACATTGATGTTCCGATTACCTTTAGGCCTAAGGATTTCGGTTCTGCGTTGTGGGATATGATTAGAGGAAAGGGACTCGGTTACACCATGAAAGGTAACATTGATGTTGATACTCCCTTTGGTGCAATGAAATTGCCGATCAGCAAAGTAGGCGGTACTACTCATCTTAAGAAAGATAAGGGTGCTGGAGGtgatgacgacgatgatgacgAG GAATGA
- the LOC127117871 gene encoding cation/H(+) antiporter 4 produces MEKIDAKSVKYMTDMIFDHTIFPFISINTNGSDKDLRFLVVDVCMDMPPKIVSDGIWANRDHGVKPMKSTLPLLELQILTIFAITQCFHLVLKRLGVPYFVSQIMAGLVLGPSFKISNSWNHFKNRLFPYGSEDVIGVISIIGYGLFLFLNGVKMDFSMITRTGRKAWTIAFCSFGIPTFLGLVMSYMFLEDWQNYLGEYESKNLPVIVIGQSGCYFAVIASLLSDLDILNSELGRLALSTAMVMDAFNSVVSGMGTAFISSIKTDSHDVDDGKGLGRALVTVFYYFCFIGVTPLLLRPVMKWFVRNTPEGRRLKKTYTYIVFIMALAVGMLGMTANQSVLAGFLILGLIVPDGAPLGTEMIKQLELFSTWFLCPVFVTSCAMKVDIGVPVDSKLILVWVGFIVIVHLFKMIMTIGVCWHCNMPKTDGLCLALMLSCKGVVDFCTNVFLHDAMLLSNEALSVMTLGVLVMGTTARIGVKFLYDPSRKYAGYQKRSVLNLKPNSELRIVSCIHKPSHITPIKNILEMCTPTTSNPLVVHVLHLMELVGRSSPIFISHRLQERVGSGHHTFSEDVVVTFDLFEHDNAGTATASTYTAVSPLRLMPDDICYLALDKLASMILLPFHLRWAEDGSVESADENIRALNTKVLERAPCSVAILVNRGYSSSISINDNYTKEIALIFLGGADDREALCWAKRAIKENAFHLVVYHLVSTSKNNEFSNWDVMLDDAILKDVKGTYGSVNNVTYDRVNVENTSDTTAFISDIANQYDFIIVGRRNGIKSPQTAALEDWTEYPELGVIGDLLASPDTNTKASILVVQQQVVLKS; encoded by the exons ATGGAGAAGATAGATGCGAAGAGTGTAAAATATATGACTGATATGATATTTGATCATACAATATTTCCGTTTATAAGTATTAACACAAACGGTTCCGATAAAGACCTGAGATTTTTAGTAGTCGATGTTTGTATGGACATGCCACCAAAGATTGTATCCGATGGAATTTGGGCTAATCGCGATCACGGTGTAAAGCCGATGAAATCAACTCTGCCATTGTTAGAGCTGCAAATTCTTACCATCTTTGCCATTACTCAATGCTTTCATTTGGTTCTTAAGCGACTCGGTGTCCCTTATTTCGTTTCACAGATCATG GCTGGTTTGGTTTTAGGTCCTTCGTTTAAGATTTCAAATTCATGGAATCATTTCAAAAACCGCTTGTTTCCTTACGGTTCCGAAGATGTAATAGGTGTGATATCGATAATCGGTTATGGATTATTCCTGTTTCTAAATGGTGTGAAAATGGATTTCAGCATGATAACAAGAACAGGTAGAAAAGCATGGACGATAGCGTTTTGTTCGTTTGGGATTCCGACGTTTCTTGGTCTCGTAATGAGTTACATGTTCTTAGAAGATTGGCAAAACTACCTTGGAGAATACGAATCGAAAAATCTTCCTGTTATAGTTATAGGACAGAGTGGCTGTTACTTTGCTGTCATAGCTTCTTTGCTTTCTGATCTTGATATTCTTAACTCCGAACTCGGACGTTTAGCACTCTCAACGGCTATGGTTATGGATGCTTTCAACTCGGTTGTTTCAGGAATGGGCACTGCTTTTATTAGCAGCATTAAAACGGATTCGCATGATGTTGATGATGGAAAAGGACTCGGTAGAGCTCTTGTAACTGTTTTCTATTACTTCTGTTTCATAGGAGTGACTCCTCTTTTGTTGCGTCCTGTAATGAAATGGTTTGTCCGAAACACGCCAGAAGGTAGACGGTTGAAGAAAACATATACCTATATCGTGTTCATCATGGCTCTTGCAGTTGGAATGTTGGGAATGACAGCGAACCAAAGTGTTTTAGCCGGATTCTTAATTCTCGGTCTAATTGTTCCTGACGGTGCTCCGTTAGGAACCGAAATGATTAAGCAGTTGGAGTTGTTTTCGACTTGGTTTCTTTGTCCTGTTTTTGTCACAAGCTGTGCTATGAAAGTCGATATCGGTGTACCTGTTGATAGCAAGTTGATTCTTGTTTGGGTTGGGTTTATTGTTATTGTTCATTTGTTTAAGATGATTATGACAATTGGAGTTTGTTGGCATTGTAACATGCCTAAGACTGATGGTTTGTGTCTTGCTCTCATGTTAAGCTGTAAAGGTGTTGTGGATTTTTGCACCAATGTGTTTCTTCATGATGCCATG CTTTTGAGCAATGAAGCACTATCTGTTATGACTTTAGGTGTGTTGGTGATGGGAACCACGGCGCGAATCGGTGTCAAGTTCTTGTATGACCCTTCAAGGAAATATGCAGGTTATCAAAAAAGAAGCGTCTTGAATTTGAAACCAAACTCAGAGCTTAGGATAGTTTCATGCATCCACAAACCAAGTCACATAACTCCAATCAAGAATATTCTTGAGATGTGCACTCCAACAACAAGCAATCCATTGGTAGTTCATGTATTGCATCTCATGGAGCTTGTTGGAAGATCCTCTCCTATTTTCATCTCGCATCGCCTTCAGGAACGGGTTGGTTCGGGTCACCATACTTTCTCTGAGGACGTCGTTGTTACTTTTGATCTTTTCGAACACGACAATGCGGGTACTGCAACGGCGAGTACCTACACGGCTGTATCTCCGTTGCGTTTGATGCCCGACGATATCTGTTATCTTGCATTGGACAAACTCGCGTCCATGATCCTTCTTCCTTTTCATTTGAGATGGGCAGAGGATGGTTCTGTTGAATCCGCGGACGAGAATATTAGGGCTTTGAACACCAAGGTTCTCGAGAGAGCACCGTGTTCGGTAGCGATCCTTGTCAATCGAGGATACTCTTCATCTATCAGCATAAACGATAATTATACAAAGGAAATCGCGCTGATTTTCTTAGGAGGTGCAGATGATAGAGAAGCACTGTGTTGGGCAAAAAGGGCTATCAAAGAAAATGCTTTTCACTTAGTTGTGTATCACTTGGTTTCAACAAGCAAGAACAATGAGTTCAGTAATTGGGATGTTATGCTTGATGATGCGATACTAAAAGATGTTAAGGGAACTTACGGTAGTGTAAACAATGTGACATATGATAGAGTAAACGTTGAAAACACTTCAGATACCACTGCTTTCATCTCAGACATCGCGAATCAGTACGATTTCATTATCGTCGGGAGACGTAACGGGATCAAATCGCCTCAGACCGCAGCACTTGAAGATTGGACCGAGTATCCCGAGTTAGGTGTGATCGGTGATTTGCTTGCTTCACCAGATACTAATACCAAAGCTTCAATTCTAGTTGTGCAGCAACAAGTAGTGCTTAAGTCATGA